Proteins encoded in a region of the Vitis riparia cultivar Riparia Gloire de Montpellier isolate 1030 chromosome 7, EGFV_Vit.rip_1.0, whole genome shotgun sequence genome:
- the LOC117918809 gene encoding uncharacterized protein LOC117918809 isoform X1: MWSIDGGFVFPRDAKIDYFERLRPEELNQQNIEALVAENNLEWVKERSVHSKETPQFMSGAQSLENITSKGTAETGSAVSFSDDEDLSQLSGSKSTTRGRSSSSATFKSSHDASEHGKDVQLREMSSFALGRLA, from the exons ATGTGGTCTATTGATGGTGGTTTTGTCTTTCCTAGGGATG CcaaaattgattattttgagCGGCTTCGCCCAGAAGAACTGAATCAACAAAATATAGAAGCCTTAGTTGCTGAGAACAATCTG GAGTGGGTCAAGGAAAGGTCAGTGCACTCCAAGGAAACCCCACAGTTCATGTCAGGTGCTCAGTCATTGGAG aATATCACAAGTAAAGGCACTGCAGAAACTGGAAGTGCAGTTTCCTTTAGTGATGATGAAGACCTCAGCCAGTTATCTGGGTCAAAATCTACCACTAGGGGCAGAAGTAGTTCATCAGCAACTTTTAAGTCCTCCCATGATGCTTCTGAACATGGTAAAG ATGTACAGTTGAGGGAAATGTCATCCTTTGCATTGGGGAGATTGGCATAG
- the LOC117918809 gene encoding uncharacterized protein LOC117918809 isoform X3, with product MFFLSLIEHTVQLRPHLLDLPLNEAVKGEFESLFLDKEWVKERSVHSKETPQFMSGAQSLENITSKGTAETGSAVSFSDDEDLSQLSGSKSTTRGRSSSSATFKSSHDASEHGKDVQLREMSSFALGRLA from the exons ATGTTCTTCCTTAGCTTGATTGAGCACACAGTGCAATTGCGGCCTCATCTTCTGGACCTTCCCCTCAATGAAGCCGTCAAAGGAGAGTTTGAAAGTCTCTTCTTAGACAAG GAGTGGGTCAAGGAAAGGTCAGTGCACTCCAAGGAAACCCCACAGTTCATGTCAGGTGCTCAGTCATTGGAG aATATCACAAGTAAAGGCACTGCAGAAACTGGAAGTGCAGTTTCCTTTAGTGATGATGAAGACCTCAGCCAGTTATCTGGGTCAAAATCTACCACTAGGGGCAGAAGTAGTTCATCAGCAACTTTTAAGTCCTCCCATGATGCTTCTGAACATGGTAAAG ATGTACAGTTGAGGGAAATGTCATCCTTTGCATTGGGGAGATTGGCATAG
- the LOC117918809 gene encoding uncharacterized protein LOC117918809 isoform X2, with translation MWSIDGGFVFPRDAKIDYFERLRPEELNQQNIEALVAENNLEWVKERSVHSKETPQFMSGAQSLENITSKGTAETGSAVSFSDDEDLSQLSGSKSTTRGRSSSSATFKSSHDASEHGKGAYCIERCWCNL, from the exons ATGTGGTCTATTGATGGTGGTTTTGTCTTTCCTAGGGATG CcaaaattgattattttgagCGGCTTCGCCCAGAAGAACTGAATCAACAAAATATAGAAGCCTTAGTTGCTGAGAACAATCTG GAGTGGGTCAAGGAAAGGTCAGTGCACTCCAAGGAAACCCCACAGTTCATGTCAGGTGCTCAGTCATTGGAG aATATCACAAGTAAAGGCACTGCAGAAACTGGAAGTGCAGTTTCCTTTAGTGATGATGAAGACCTCAGCCAGTTATCTGGGTCAAAATCTACCACTAGGGGCAGAAGTAGTTCATCAGCAACTTTTAAGTCCTCCCATGATGCTTCTGAACATGGTAAAG GTGCATATTGCATAGAGAGGTGTTGGTGCAACCTTTGA
- the LOC117918065 gene encoding uncharacterized protein LOC117918065, with protein sequence MDTRGKTNAEFRNEEVLTELQALRVTRTANHSQPEINPFAPEGSVHYSHTTTAITNTDPHLPQHLKLNFPKFNGEDPINWIYRAEQYFEFQNIVAKTQVQLAFFHLEGIALQWHRWLTKFRGPLSWNDFTKAILLRFGPTEYEDPSEALPRLKQTTTVAAYQEAFEGLSHQVNGLPEPFLIGCFIAGLRDDIRLDVKIKQPRTFASAIGVARLIEERNLLQKKTATPSRIPMTATLQKGPNPSAGILGPNPTQRSNNSLNPSSLLVRRITNQEAREQREKGLCYYCDEKYFQGHRCERPQLFMITDTPPEEEEALGDNQQGTKGINTLPEISFHAITGGEHPQTLRVLGRLKNKDLTILIDGGSTHNFIDQTVVSRFGLPVVREKKLQVIVANQEQIECMGQCPGLMLTIQGIPVTTDYYILPVAACQGVFGVQWLETLGPIESYYKALTMSFKLEGTKHTLHGSPSHRRSPEMVELLNQYARVFEKPNNLPPKRPHDHRIPLALNHITIKDKYPIPMIDELLDELHGAKFFSKLDLRLGYHQIRMQVEDILKTAFRTHEGHYEFVVMPFGQTNAPATFQSLMNDLFRSYLRKFILIFFDDILVYSKSWNDHLSHLQIVFDLLSINQLFVKESKCQFGVTQVTYLGHIVSEKGVSVDPDKIQAVVTWPKPTTAREWSSEAEEAFHKFKEVLTNPPTLRLPNFTQRFVIECDASGTGIGAVLTQYNHPVAYFSEALKGSTLALSTYEKKMLTVVKAIKKWRPYLLGKPFTVRTDHLSLKYLLEQRITTPVQTRWLLKILGYDYTIEYKKGPENQAADSLSRRIEVCFISTSIPSAEWWQTLQREVL encoded by the exons ATGGACACACGAGGGAAAACCAATGCTGAGTTTCGCAACGAG GAGGTTTTGACGGAGCTCCAAGCTTTGCGAGTAACTCGAACTGCCAACCACTCCCAACCAGAAATCAACCCCTTTGCCCCAGAGGGATCAGTTCACTACTCGCACACTACTACCGCAATCACCAATACTGACCCACATCTTCCACAACACCTTAAGTTGAATTTTCCCAAATTCAATGGGGAAGACCCAATCAACTGGATCTACAGGGCTGAACaatattttgagtttcaaaacATTGTAGCTAAAACCCAAGTTCAGCTTGCCTTCTTCCATCTTGAAGGCATTGCACTCCAGTGGCACCGCTGGTTGACGAAGTTTCGAGGACCCCTTTCTTGGAATGATTTCACCAAGGCCATTCTCCTCAGGTTCGGTCCTACCGAATATGAAGATCCTTCTGAAGCATTGCCCCGCCTAAAGCAGACAACTACAGTGGCTGCATATCAGGAGGCATTTGAGGGACTCTCCCACCAGGTCAACGGATTACCTGAGCCATTTCTCATCGGTTGCTTTATTGCAGGGTTACGTGATGACATTCGCCTAGACGTCAAGATTAAGCAACCACGCACGTTTGCAAGTGCCATTGGAGTAGCAAGACTGATTGAAGAGCGTAATCtccttcaaaagaaaacagCAACTCCTAGCCGCATCCCAATGACAGCGACGCTACAGAAGGGACCTAACCCTTCCGCGGGAATTCTTGGACCTAATCCAACCCAACGGTCCAATAATAGCTTAAATCCTTCCTCATTGTTGGTTCGCCGAATCACCAATCAGGAGGCTCGTGAGCAGAGAGAGAAGGGATTATGCTACTATTGCGACGAAAAATACTTCCAGGGACACCGATGTGAACGGCCCCAGCTTTTCATGATCACGGATACACCACCAGAAGAGGAAGAAGCTCTAGGTGACAACCAGCAAGGAACAAAGGGGATTAACACCTTACCTGAGATATCATTCCATGCCATTACCGGGGGTGAACACCCGCAAACCCTCCGTGTTTTAGGCCGATTAAAGAACAAAGACCTAACTATCTTGATTGACGGCGGCAGCACTCATAATTTCATTGATCAAACGGTTGTCTCCAGATTCGGATTGCCAGTCGTAAGAGAGAAGAAACTCCAGGTGATCGTGGCGAATCAAGAACAGATCGAGTGCATGGGGCAATGTCCAGGACTTATGCTCACCATCCAAGGAATTCCTGTCACGACAGACTACTACATCCTACCAGTGGCAGCTTGTCAGGGGGTCTTCGGGGTCCAGTGGTTGGAGACTCTAGGTCCAATTGAATCATACTATAAGGCTCTCACTATGTCATTCAAATTGGAAGGCACCAAGCATACTCTTCATGGG TCCCCTTCACATCGACGATCGCCAGAAATGGTAGAGCTGCTGAACCAATATGCTCGGGTTTTCGAGAAACCAAACAACCTACCTCCTAAACGCCCACACGATCATCGAATTCCACT GGCTTTGAACCATATCACCATCAAGGACAAGTACCCTATTCCAATGATAGATGAGTTACTGGATGAACTCCATGGGGCCAAGTTCTTCTCTAAACTGGATTTAAGATTAGGATACCACCAAATCCGGATGCAAGTAGAAGATATTCTGAAGACTGCTTTCAGGACCCACGAAGGACACTATGAATTCGTGGTCATGCCCTTCGGGCAAACCAATGCCCCAGCAACTTTTCAAAGCCTCATGAACGATCTCTTTCGGTCCTATCTCCGGAAATTCATCCTCATATTCTTCGACGACATACTAGTATACTCCAAGTCTTGGAATGATCATTTGTCGCATCTACAGATTGTTTTTGATTTATTGTCCATTAACCAACTATTTGTCAAAGAATCAAAATGTCAATTTGGAGTTACACAGGTCACCTACTTGGGCCATATTGTTTCAGAAAAAGGAGTATCTGTTGACCCAGACAAAATACAGGCAGTAGTCACTTGGCCTAAGCCCACTACAGCCAGAGAA TGGAGTAGTGAAGCAGAAGAAGCCTTCCACAAATTTAAAGAGGTGTTGACCAATCCGCCAACCTTACGTCTGCCAAACTTCACTCAAAGGTTCGTGATCGAATGTGATGCAAGTGGGACTGGGATAGGGGCAGTTCTCACTCAGTATAACCACCCTGTGGCTTATTTCAGTGAAGCTTTAAAGGGATCAACTTTGGCACTATCcacctatgaaaaaaaaatgttgacagTAGTCAAGGCAATCAAAAAGTGGCGTCCCTACCTACTAGGTAAACCATTCACAGTTCGCACTGACCACCTGAGCCTTAAATATCTGCTGGAACAACGAATTACCACTCCCGTACAGACACGATGGCTGCTCAAAATCCTTGGGTATGATTATACCATCGAATACAAGAAAGGGCCAGAAAATCAAGCCGCAGACTCCTTATCTCGCAGGATAGAAGTCTGTTTCATCTCAACTTCTATCCCAAGTGCAGAATGGTGGCAAACACTTCAGAGGGAGGTCCTCTAG